The following proteins are co-located in the Desulfoscipio sp. XC116 genome:
- a CDS encoding tetratricopeptide repeat protein — protein sequence MDGIIKNLKSINISVQILYSLAVIVERLGSLTNSLSIIKWAITNAPNNQKLYLHASRLYLKKGQVDKAVTYWKKAVGQENIGSFLYWLKSHREKSPAVSHAHTGQWAHQAELEERHGDNLTNSNNIGLELLENGYVQDALKMFLHDLEEGGADAVLCFNIGLALNKLNRHPEALEFYEKAQNLGLNNLGLLNNKGYSLFLLNRFEEAQICYELARGLAPNDYDILNNLAACYIKTNQQNKAVDYLTRTVQTYPGDATLENNLAMCLETTGHEEEALKHYDIALQLGKSEKDKRAIELNKIKCLITLHRHQDALVLCNSLPDEEFDCELWSIKGELLCELGKTSEAADSYRKAFGLISLAKN from the coding sequence ATGGATGGCATCATTAAAAACCTAAAAAGCATTAATATTAGCGTTCAGATACTGTACAGTCTGGCTGTAATCGTGGAAAGACTAGGTTCCCTTACTAATTCCCTGAGTATTATAAAATGGGCTATTACCAATGCCCCAAATAACCAAAAGCTGTATTTACATGCCAGTCGCTTATACCTCAAAAAAGGACAAGTCGATAAAGCAGTCACTTACTGGAAAAAGGCAGTCGGCCAAGAGAATATAGGTAGCTTTTTATATTGGCTGAAGAGCCATAGGGAAAAGTCGCCGGCAGTGTCCCATGCCCACACCGGCCAATGGGCCCATCAAGCGGAACTGGAAGAAAGACATGGCGATAACCTTACGAACTCAAACAACATTGGACTGGAATTACTGGAAAATGGCTATGTGCAAGATGCATTAAAAATGTTTCTACATGACTTAGAGGAGGGCGGAGCCGACGCTGTTTTATGTTTCAATATAGGACTTGCCCTCAATAAGTTAAACAGGCATCCGGAAGCGCTGGAGTTTTACGAAAAGGCTCAAAATCTAGGTCTCAACAATCTCGGGCTTTTAAACAATAAAGGATATAGTTTATTCCTGCTTAACCGGTTTGAGGAAGCACAAATTTGCTATGAACTGGCTCGTGGTTTAGCTCCTAATGACTATGATATTTTAAATAACTTAGCGGCCTGTTATATAAAAACAAACCAGCAGAATAAAGCTGTAGACTATCTTACAAGAACTGTTCAAACCTACCCCGGCGATGCCACCCTGGAAAATAATTTAGCTATGTGCCTGGAGACCACCGGTCATGAAGAGGAGGCTTTAAAACACTACGATATAGCATTGCAGTTGGGGAAATCAGAAAAGGATAAAAGAGCCATCGAGCTTAATAAAATTAAATGTTTAATTACTTTGCACAGGCACCAAGATGCGTTAGTACTTTGCAACAGCCTGCCGGATGAAGAATTTGACTGTGAATTGTGGAGCATAAAGGGTGAACTGCTGTGCGAGCTTGGCAAAACAAGCGAAGCCGCGGATAGCTATCGAAAGGCTTTCGGTTTAATCAGTTTAGCTAAAAACTAG